The genomic window TTGGCCATCGAAGACCAGCGGATGCAGGAACTAATGGCCGACGAAGCTCTGGCTCCGTTCCGGCTGCAACTGGAACGTTTGATCCGCTATCGACCGCACACGCTCAGCGATCGCGAAGAACGTCTGCTAGCCATGCAGGGCGAAATGGCTAGCGCCGCCGGCAACGCTTTTCGCCAACTGAACGATGCCGACCTCAAGTTCGGGGAGCTGACCGATCACGAAGGTCGCAAAATGGAACTGTCGCACGCGACGTTTGCCCAGTTCCTCATCAGCCCCGACCGCGACGTTCGCCGCAAAGCCTTTGAACAATATTACGAGCAGTTCAGCGGCCACGAAAATACGCTGGCCGCTACCCTCTGCGGTAGCATCCAAAGCGACGTCTACTACGCTCGGGCACGCAACTACAACAGCAGTCTGGAAGCGGCCCTGTTCCCCGACAATGTGCCGCAGAGTGTTTACGACAACTTGATCACCGCCGTGCGTGACTCGTTGCCCGCCGTCCATCAATACCTGGACGTTCGCCGTCGGAAAATGGGACTGGACGACCTGCACCACTACGACACGTACGTGCCGATCCTGCGTGACGTCAAAAAACATCACACCTGGGATCAAGCCGTCGAAGTGATCCTGCAATCGCTGGAACCGCTGGGCAGCGAATACTGCGGCGTGTTGGAAGAAGGGCTGCGTGGCCGTTGGTCGGATCGTTATCCCAATCGTGGCAAACAAAGCGGCGCCTTCAGTTGCGGCAGCTTTGATGGCGACCCCTTCATTCTGATGAATTTCAAAGAAGAAGTACTGAACGACGTCTTTACCTTAACGCACGAAGCCGGCCACTCGATGCACAGTTGGCACTCGGCTCGTAGCCAGCCCTTTGAGTACTACAACTACACGATTTTTGTGGCCGAAGTTGCCAGTACGTTTAATGAACAGTTGTTGGCCGATCACTTGATCAAAAACGCCGCCAACGACACCGAACGAGCGTACTTGATCAACAACGAATTGGACAGCATTCGGGCCACCGTCGTGCGGCAGACGATGTTTGCTGAGTTCGAAAAACGCACCCACGAAATGGCGGAAGCTGGCGAGCCGTTAACGGTGCAGTCGATGCGAGCGACTTACCGCGAACTGTTGGACGCTTATTTTGGACCGGAGTTTGTGGTCGACGATGTGCTGGAGCTGGAGTGCTTCCGCATCCCGCATTTCTATCGTGCTTTTTACGTCTACAAATACGCGACCGGCTTAAGTGCCGCTGTGGCCCTGTCCCGCCGCGTGCTCGACGGCGGTGAGCAGGAATTGGCCGACTACCTGCGGTTCCTCTCGGCCGGCTGCAGTAAAGATCCGTTGGACCTGCTGAAAGACGCCGGCGTCGACATGACGGCACCCGAGCCGGTAGCGACGACGCTAAAGCGTTTTGCGGATCTAACGAAAGAATTGGACCAGCTGATTTGAGCCACCTACCCGTAGCTACGCTCGCCAGAGCGTGGGGACCGAGAAAGCTCCGCCGTCTGGCGACGTCTGAACTTGTTCCCAGGCTCCGCCTGGCAACAGACAGCCTTGCAGGCTCTGCCTGCCTGTCAGTGACGGGGGAGGCGGAGCCTCCGGCGCAGTGCGTACCCAGGCGGAGCCTGGGCACGAGAGGGACTGAACTTGTTCCCAGGCTCCGCCTGGTAACAGACTGCCTTGCAGGCTCTGCCTGCTTGTCAGCGACGGAGGGAGGCAGAGCCTCCGGTGCAGTGCGTACCCAGGCGGAGCCTGGGCACGAGAGATGGTAGTTACGTTTCTGTATTCCTTATTGGTACTCCCCTATGCTGCGCAAACTCACCGGCGGACGTTTATACGACCCGGCCTCCGGTCTGCGCGGTGAGGTCGGCGACCTGTGGATCGACGGGGATCGGTTTGTGGCTGCGGTGTCCGACGATCGCCGTGTCGACGAAGTCATCGACCTGGAGGGCATGGTGGTGATGGCCGGCGCGATCGATTTGCACACGCACATCGGTGGCGGAAAGCTGACATTGGCCAAAATGTTGCTGAGTGAACAGATGCAGCAGCACCGCGTGCCGGGCGGCGTTGAGGGCTTTCTGCCCACCGCGAACGCCACCGGCCGGCAGTACGCTCAAATGGGCTACGCCGCCTGTTTTGAACCCGCCGTGATCCCTTGCAACGCGCGGGCCGCTCACGCCGAGATGGCCGACACGCCCTACATCGATACCGGCGGCTACTGTTTGTTAGGCAATGACGACTGCCTGTTGCGGATGCTTCGCGATGATGTGCCACAGGCGTTGATCAATGACTATGTAGCCTGGATCGTGCAGGCCACCCAGTGCATCGCGGTAAAGGTTGTGAATGCGGGAGGTATCAGCGCATATAAGTTCGATCAAAAGATGTTGGACGTCGATACGCCGCATCCCCATTACGGCGTCACTCCAGCCTTGATTATCCGCCGCCTGGCACGCGCGGTCCACGAGATCGGCTTGGTGCATCCGCTGCATGTGCACTGCAGCAACCTAGGCGTGGCGGGCAATGTTGATTCGACGTTAAAAACCATCGCGGCCGCTGATGGATTTCCCGTGCATCTGACCCACGTGCAATTTCACAGCTATGGTGCCGAAGGCGAACATGGTTTCTCGTCGGCTGCCGAGCAGATCGTGCGAGCGCTCGACCAGCACCCCAACGTAACCATTGACGTGGGCCAAGTGATGTTCGGACAGACGGTGACGATTTCCGCCGACGCGGCGCATCAAACTACCAATCGCAAGTACGCCAAGCCGCGGAAGAGCATCATCGCCGACATCGAATGCGAAGCCGGTTGTGGCGTGGTGCCGTTTCGCTACCGCAAGAAGCGGTTTGTGAGCGCATTGCAGTGGGCGATCGGGTTGGAACTGTTTCTGATGGTCGACGATCCGTCGCGTGTGTTTTTAACCACCGATCATCCCAACGGCGGCGCGTTCACCACGTATCCTCATTTGATTCGGTTGCTAGGGGATCGCAGTTTCCGCGAAACCGCCTTGGCCGAAATCCATGCGGACGCCGCGGCGGCGAGTCAGTTGGCTGGGATCTCGCGTGAATATGGCTATGAAGAAATCGCCACGATGACGCGCTCGGCGCCGGCCAATATCTTGGGACTGAGCGACATGGGGCGACTCTCGCCCGGCGCGGTTGCCGATGTGGTGGTCTACCAACCGCAGGACGATCTGGAAAAAATGTTCGCCCGACCGGATATGGTGTTGCGACGCGGCTGTCCGCTGGTCCGTGACGGTCGTTGGCTTCCGGAGGTTGCCAGTGCATCGCCCGCTGATTTGACTCCGCGAACGCTGGCCGCCGCCCCTGCCCACGCGGCGGACATTACGCAACGATTGAGCGGTTCGGAGTACTGGTGCGAGGGCTTTCAGATCGATAGCTTGGCCATCGACGAGGACGAGATGGAAGAACAATTGGGGACACGCGTTTCAGCGGCGGGGATGCGAACGGAATGAATATCCACGGCATCCCTATCGAAGACACCTTTGCCGAAGCCTTTGATATGAAGGCCACGCGGGTGATTATCACCGCCGCGGATCTGCGCTGGGCTCACGAAGCGGCGGCGGCGTTTGCCGGGTTTGCCACCAGCGTGATTGCGTGTGGCATCGAGATGGCGGTGGAGTCCGAGTTGACCCCTGAAGAAACTCCCGATGGCCGTCCCGGCGTATCGGTGTTGGGGTTTGCGGTGTCCGGCAAGGAACTGGAAAAACAGATCCCGCGGCGAGCCGGACAGTGCGTGCTGACCTGTCCCACGACAGCGCTGTTCGCCGGTATCGATGGCGAAAAACGCGTGCCGCTGGGCAAGACGCTGCGGTACTTCGGCGACGGCTTTCAGATCAGCAAAGTCATCGACGGGCGACGCTATTGGCGGATCCCGGTGATGGACGGCGAATTTCTGTGCGAAGAGGATACGGCCCGAGTGGACGCGGTAGGAGGCGGTAACTTTTTTCTGTTCGGTCGCGACGTTGCATCGGTTTCGGCCGCTTGTCGAGCCGCCGCGGATGCGATTACCGCCTTGCCCGGTGCGATCGCGCCCTTCCCCGGCAGCGCCACTCGCAGTGGTTCCAAAGTCGGTTCAAAATACGCCGCCCTGTTTGCTTCGACCAATCAAGCCTACTGTCCCACGCTGCGAGGCGTCGTGGACTCGAAACTGCCGCCGGGCGCCGACGTGACGATGGAAGTGGTGATCGATGGCTTGACCGCTGACGCGGTGGCCGAAGCGATGCGGGTGGGCATTCGAGCGGCCTGCGAACGGGGTTCTGGAAACGGTTTGCTGGCGATCAGCGCGGGCAATTATGGCGGCAAATTGGGGCGGCATCATTTCCGACTGCACGAGGTGTTGAATCCGAAATGAACGCCGTAACTTTGACACTCCGCGATGTCCCTCCGCAAGGGCTGGATATGCGCGAGCTGTTACCCGAAACGCTGGCCGGACAAACCGAGACGCAGATTGCCGCGCGGCCGCTGGCGATGGGCCGGCAACCCACGCAGCTTGGTGACTGGTTTGACGTGCAGGTGCAAAGCAGCAATGCCGACCAGCCCAGCTTGCGGTTGGTCGGTGACTGCCGGCGGCTGGACTACATCGGACACGGCTTGAGCGGCGGGCGGTTAGTCGTGGACGGAGACGCCGGCCATGCCGTGGGGCATCGCATGCGCGGCGGCCGACTGCAGATCCATGGCGCTGTCGGCGACCATGCCGGGATGTCGATGCGGGGCGGAACCCTGGTCATCGATGGCGACGCCGGTGACTTTGTCGGCGGACCGGCGGCGGGCGAACGCAGCGGCATGTTGAACGGAGAAATTGTGATCGCTGGCAATGCCGGCAGCCATTTGGGCTTTCGGCTGCGTCGTGGCACGATCGTGGTTGCCGGGCGGGCCAAGCGTTGGGTGGCGGAGGAAATGGTTGCCGGGACGATCGCCATCGGCGGCGCGGCGGGATCGCAACTGGCTGTCGGCATGCGTCGCGGCACGGTGTTGTTGTCTCAGCCCGCGGAATTACCCGCGGTGGGCTTCACCGAACCGCGACGGGAAACGCCATCGATGCAGCCGCTGTTGGTCCGCCGCCTGTGCCAGCTGGCCGGTTCGGATTCACCTTTCGCCGGGCTGTCCATCGCTCCGCCCGGCAGCATCTTGCGGTCGATCGGCGACCGAGCGGTAGGTGGCTTGGGCGAAGTCTTGTGGTACGCTCGACCGTGATCAAATTCGTAGCCGAACTCGCCAAAGTTTGGATCCCCCGCCGCACCCTCAATAGTCTGGCGACGGTGCGGCGATTTGCGTGTTGGGGATCCTCGTCGGGCCAAGCGAGGGGTTTCGTAGGGCCTTTCCCCATCGGGGTTTGAGGTAAATCTGACTGTCAGTGAATTTGCGGTACCTACATAATCGCATGCGGTTAAGCAACTTACAGTATCTTTGGATGCGACCGATTTTTTGTGAGGTAGTGTGTTATGACTCGTCCCGACGCGTCTTCCAAACGAGAACCACTGGCGATTTCCCAGACCGCGATCAGCGACTTGGAGCGTGTGCTGGAATCGATCGAGGCCTTGGAAATCCGCATGTGTGTGTTGAGCGTGCAAATGCAGTACGACCACTCTCCGCATGCTTCCCGCGCCGCCTTGTTATCGCGCGAGGCGGGCGAGATCAGCGAGCGGCTGGAGAATATTCTGACGTTTGGGGTTTGACAGTGCTTCTTGGGGGCATTTCTACGACGTTGAATCGCCCACCGATACGTCTTGGATGACTACGTCCAACGCTGCGATTAACTTTTTGACTTCGCCTTTTAGATCCGTCAACTGCTGTAGGCCGCGCCGCGGGGGCACTAGGCCTTCGGCGGCTTGTTGTTCTATTTGTTGGGCGGCATCCACCACCGCTTGAGCTTCGAAGACGGCTGCGGCACCCTTGAGCGTGTGAGCCGCGCGGCGGACCGCTTCCGCATCGCCTCGTTGCATCGCTTCGCCTATCACTTCGCAGAGGCTCGAGGCTTCTAACTGCAAGGCTTCGGCCAGTTCTCGCAAGACCGCATCGTTTCCCGGGATGCGCTGCCGCGTCCGCGGAAGATCGATCACGTCCTTGGCGGGACGCGCGGCCGGACTGTTGGCCGTGGAGGGGCCGTCTGATGTATTTGTGCTGTCTGGGGTTGTCGAGCCGTCTGATGTCGCCAGCTGTGAAACCGTCTGCAACAACTGCTCGCGCTCGATGGGTTTGGGGATGTAGGCGTCCATGCCGGCTTGGAGAAAACGTTCTCGGTCGCCTTTGAGAGCATGGGCGGTCATGGCGATGATCACCAGATGGTTTGCGGTCGCCTGCTGTTGTTCCTGTCGGCGGATCGCGGCGGTCGCTTGCAGCCCATCCATCCGCGGCATTTCCACATCCATCAGCACGATATCAAAAGGCTCGTTGTTCACCGCTTCGACCGCCTGCTGTCCGTCTTCAACGATGGTGACCGAATGCCCAGCCGCCTGTAAAAATCCTTTGGCGACCTTTTGGTTGACGAGCCCATCTTCGGCCAGCAGGATCCGCAGCGGACGCAGAACAGGCGTTTGGGGGCCAGCCTTCTGGGATGGTTCCAGATGGGGCATGACGGCGGCCAGTCGGCGGCGATCCTCCGCGGACTGGGCAGTGAAGCAAGCGGTAAAACGGAAGGTCGTGCCTTGATCGCTGGGGTGGACCAATTCCAGTTGTCCCCCCATCATCTCCACCAGCCGTTTGGAAATCGTCAGCCCCAGCCCGGTGCCGCCGAATTTCCGCGTGGTACTACTGTCGGCTTGCCCAAAAGCTTCGAAGATTTCTTGTTGTTTGTCTCGCGGGATTCCCACCCCGCTATCCTGGACGGTAAACAGCAAGCGGATGGGCGGCGTGTCGGGTTTGGCCTCGGCGGTAGTGGCGGTGGCTTTGCCCACGCGAACGTCGACGTCGCCCTGTTCGGTAAACTTGATCGCATTGCCAACCAGGTTGGCGATAATCTGACGCAACCGGCCCGGATCCCCGCGCAGCGCGTCCGGCACGTCGGGAGCCACCGTGCCCTGCAGATTCAGTTGTTTCTCTTCGGCTTTCAGACGCATCGCCTGTAGGGTGTCGCCGAGCACGTCCCGCAGCGAAAACGGGATGCTTTCCAGTTCCATCTTGCCGGCTTCGACTTTGGAAAAGTCGAGGATGTCGTTTAAGATCCGCAGCAAGGACCTAGCCGACTGTTTGGCCAGATCCACGTACTCGGCCTGCTCTTTGTTGACCCGCGTGCTGCTGAGCAATTCCAGCATGCCGATCACGCCGTTCATGGGCGTGCGGATTTCATGGCTCATATGGGCCACAAACTGGCTTTTCGCCGCATTGGCCAGTTCCGCGGCCTGTCGCGCCTGATCCAGTTTGCGTCGCAGAGCGCGAGCGTTGGCATCAAAGATAAAACACAGCAGCGCTGTGCAAGTGATAATTCCCGGCAAGGCCAGGATATATAACAACGACAGCCCGCTGGGACTGATGTCCGAGGGCGGCAACCAACCGCCGCGGTCGGCGATCAACATCGCCAGTGCCGACAAGACGGTGGCCACCAGCCAAGCCAAGCCGGCCCGCCAGCCGCACAGCAGAATCGCGATGATCGGAACCGCAGGCAGCCAGATCATCGCCGGTGCCCAAAAACCGCCGATGTAAATGGATTGGGTGATCAGCGTGACCAGTACCAAGCCGGCCACGCCATGGCAAGCCGCGTCCACCGAGCGCCCGGCCCGCAACCACTGGACGGTGGCCAAACACAGCACGCCCGCGATCACGGTAATCAGTGTCACGCGGGCCGAACCCGAGAAGTAATACACGGGCGAAAACACGGCAGCCCAAAACGCCATCGACATCGCGAACAAGCTGGCTGTGATCGCGCGGCTCCGCTGCTCCGGGTCCTCCAGCCACGAAAACTCCAGGCCCAGCCCGCGCAGCAGGGTCTGGGAAAGGCGAGTCGCTTCGGGCTGGTCAGGCATAAGGGCACGTGGAGAGACGAGGCCAAGGGGGCGGTACTGCTTCAATGCCCCAAAATACGGCTCAGATCGTCCGCAATCAATTGTAGCAGGCCGTCATCCCAGCGTTTTTCATCGTCCTCGTCGGTTTCCAGCAGCGGGATCGCGGCCGCGGGCGGAATCGAGAACGTTGGCGAGCTCGTTGCTGTCGACAAGCTCTGTTTCCAACGTTGCATGCGGTTCAGGTGATTGACCACCATGAGTGCGTCATAGGCCGAGACCAAACCATCTTGGTCGATGTCGTATCGCTCCATGTCGGCGTCCAGGTGCAGCGGTGCGGTGGCGGGCAGACGGTTTTGATGGTTCAGATGATTGATGACGTGTAACGCGTCGAACGGTGCCACGCTACCGTCGCGATCGACATCCAACGCGTGCCAAAGCTTCAGCGGCACCCCCAGCCAGCAGCCCAGCCAGCTCGGTTCGGCAGCCCACTCCAGCAGCCCGTGGATTGTTCCGCCGTGCGCCCAGTCATGCGGCCATCGATGCGGCCAGTGATGCGAATGGCCATCTTCACCGGAATCTCCAGCGTGGTGGCAGAACAGCTTGCAGGCGATTTGCCACCACAGGGGCTTCAGCGGTTGATGGCACGTGTTGTCGTGGCGATCGTCATTGCGAATCAAGCCAACAGCCATGTCCGATTCGATCGTCGCGCCATCGGTGGCGCCGGAGAGCGTCACGGTAAAGCTTTCATCGGGTTCCACCATCGTATCCCCGCTGACACTAACGGTCAGCGCCTGACTGGTTTCGTTGGCAGCAAACATCACCTGACCGAAAGGAAAACTGCCACCAAAGTCGACGGCGTCGGCGGCATTGGAACCGCTGCCACTGACGTTGAATTCCACGGTGGTCGGACCGGAAACGTTGCCGCCGCGAGTTACCGTAAATGTGAACGGCGTATTGCCCGCATCACCTTCGGCTCGATCGGCATTGAGAGGTGCAATCGTCAGCGTCGTCGGTGTCGGCGATGCGGCCATCACCGTGGCGATCGCTTGTTGAACAATCGTGTCATCGCTCAGCGAACGAATCTGAACGGTGATTTCGCCGACGCCAAAGTCGGTAAGCATGGCATCGACCGACAACACGCCGGTCGACAAACCGGGCAATATAAACAACGGCACACTAAGCGCCGGCTGACCATCCAGTCCCTTCAAGGCCGCGGTGATCGGACCATCGGTGCCCATGATCGTCGCGGAGTATTGGTCCTCGAGATTGCCAACATTGTCGACCTGCAGCAGCAGGGTCGCAGGTCCGGGGTGTGGCAGCACACGTGCTGGCTGGTCAAAGCCGGCGCTGACCCCCAACCTTCCGTCGATCGAAACCTCAACACTGTCGGCGGCGCGGACCGCCGCGTTGGTGCGCGACGTGGCGACGCCCACCAACTGCATCACCCCTGGAAATGCGAAATCGATCGCACCGACCTCGATCGGAACAGTCTGCGACGCACCGGGATCGAGCGTGACGGTGGTTGTTTCCAGCGTCGCCGCCAATGCCGCCGGCGCAGCAACCGACAAATCATACGTTTCAGTGACCTGGCCGGTGTTGGTGACCAGCATTTGGAAGATGCTGCCCGGTACGGCAATATTGGGCGTGATCTCGACACCGACGCCAAGTTCCAAAACCGTGATCTGACCAGAGGCGACATCCATCACCGTTGCGTCGGCCATCGAACTGGCAATGAACTCAAACATGTAATCATCGACTGTTGCATCTGCCGGCGGAACGACCGACACCACGACTTCACGGAAGTTGCTCGCGCCCGGTGGAATGTCGATTCGGGTTTGTGCGAGGCTCGCCGTGAAACCGCTCGGCAAGCCCACGACGGATAAGTCAAACGTCTCGGTGATGCTGCCGACGTTCGTAATTCTCGCCACATAGGCAGCGGCGGTTCCTTGGCCTGCAACCGCCGACGTCGGCGAGAGTGATACAACAACGCCGTGAGCTTGCGCGTCGGCGTCCGGCAACACGGGATCTCCAACGAGCGACAGCGTTCCTTCGACCGAGGTTTGCGACCCGTTGACGGTCGCGGTCACGACAAAGCCGAATTCGGACAGTGGTGCAAAGGGATCGGACTGTAGCGTGATCGGTACATCGACGCTGCCCCCGGCCGGCACCGTGACTTGAGGATCAAGCTCGACCCACTCGGGCGGCAGACCGCTGGTGGACAGGTCATACGTGACAGAATTGATCGAAGGGTTACCGATCGAGACCGAATAGCTGGTTGACTCGCCGGGCTGAATCGTTCGCTCGGCCGGGGCGAGCGACAGCACCTGCTCTGCAAATACGTTTTGCCTGGGTAGCATCAATTCGCCCACGGTGCCCTGGACCGAGAAATCGATCTGAGTAGCAAGCGTCACATTCCGGCTTTCGCCGGGCTGCAAGTTGTTAACCCTTGTTTCCCACGAAAGATCCTGGATTGGCGTTAACGCTGTCAGCGATAGATTCCAGAGGAGCGTATCGAAATCGGGCCCAGGAATGATCGTGTCGGGCGAGATATTGAACGACGAATCCACTACCTCCACCCCCACTCCGTTGGGAATTTGAACGGCTGCCGTCGCGGCGATGCGAGGAAGGTCTCCGATTTCGTAAATCGTCAATCCGTCGGCATCCGTGAGATACAGCTGGCTTCCGGCTGCGCTCAGGGAGTTGGGCGGGACAATGTCCAATGGAATGCTGGATGACACAACAAACGGATTCTCCAAGATGCTCGCGTCGATGATCAAGACTTCGGGGTTACCCTCATTGCCATCGAAGCCAAGGTCCGAAAACGTAAAGATGCCGTTTTCCACCGTCGCCGTGCTG from Roseimaritima ulvae includes these protein-coding regions:
- the fhcD gene encoding formylmethanofuran--tetrahydromethanopterin N-formyltransferase; the protein is MNIHGIPIEDTFAEAFDMKATRVIITAADLRWAHEAAAAFAGFATSVIACGIEMAVESELTPEETPDGRPGVSVLGFAVSGKELEKQIPRRAGQCVLTCPTTALFAGIDGEKRVPLGKTLRYFGDGFQISKVIDGRRYWRIPVMDGEFLCEEDTARVDAVGGGNFFLFGRDVASVSAACRAAADAITALPGAIAPFPGSATRSGSKVGSKYAALFASTNQAYCPTLRGVVDSKLPPGADVTMEVVIDGLTADAVAEAMRVGIRAACERGSGNGLLAISAGNYGGKLGRHHFRLHEVLNPK
- a CDS encoding formylmethanofuran dehydrogenase subunit A, with protein sequence MLRKLTGGRLYDPASGLRGEVGDLWIDGDRFVAAVSDDRRVDEVIDLEGMVVMAGAIDLHTHIGGGKLTLAKMLLSEQMQQHRVPGGVEGFLPTANATGRQYAQMGYAACFEPAVIPCNARAAHAEMADTPYIDTGGYCLLGNDDCLLRMLRDDVPQALINDYVAWIVQATQCIAVKVVNAGGISAYKFDQKMLDVDTPHPHYGVTPALIIRRLARAVHEIGLVHPLHVHCSNLGVAGNVDSTLKTIAAADGFPVHLTHVQFHSYGAEGEHGFSSAAEQIVRALDQHPNVTIDVGQVMFGQTVTISADAAHQTTNRKYAKPRKSIIADIECEAGCGVVPFRYRKKRFVSALQWAIGLELFLMVDDPSRVFLTTDHPNGGAFTTYPHLIRLLGDRSFRETALAEIHADAAAASQLAGISREYGYEEIATMTRSAPANILGLSDMGRLSPGAVADVVVYQPQDDLEKMFARPDMVLRRGCPLVRDGRWLPEVASASPADLTPRTLAAAPAHAADITQRLSGSEYWCEGFQIDSLAIDEDEMEEQLGTRVSAAGMRTE
- a CDS encoding ATP-binding protein, producing MPDQPEATRLSQTLLRGLGLEFSWLEDPEQRSRAITASLFAMSMAFWAAVFSPVYYFSGSARVTLITVIAGVLCLATVQWLRAGRSVDAACHGVAGLVLVTLITQSIYIGGFWAPAMIWLPAVPIIAILLCGWRAGLAWLVATVLSALAMLIADRGGWLPPSDISPSGLSLLYILALPGIITCTALLCFIFDANARALRRKLDQARQAAELANAAKSQFVAHMSHEIRTPMNGVIGMLELLSSTRVNKEQAEYVDLAKQSARSLLRILNDILDFSKVEAGKMELESIPFSLRDVLGDTLQAMRLKAEEKQLNLQGTVAPDVPDALRGDPGRLRQIIANLVGNAIKFTEQGDVDVRVGKATATTAEAKPDTPPIRLLFTVQDSGVGIPRDKQQEIFEAFGQADSSTTRKFGGTGLGLTISKRLVEMMGGQLELVHPSDQGTTFRFTACFTAQSAEDRRRLAAVMPHLEPSQKAGPQTPVLRPLRILLAEDGLVNQKVAKGFLQAAGHSVTIVEDGQQAVEAVNNEPFDIVLMDVEMPRMDGLQATAAIRRQEQQQATANHLVIIAMTAHALKGDRERFLQAGMDAYIPKPIEREQLLQTVSQLATSDGSTTPDSTNTSDGPSTANSPAARPAKDVIDLPRTRQRIPGNDAVLRELAEALQLEASSLCEVIGEAMQRGDAEAVRRAAHTLKGAAAVFEAQAVVDAAQQIEQQAAEGLVPPRRGLQQLTDLKGEVKKLIAALDVVIQDVSVGDSTS
- a CDS encoding formylmethanofuran dehydrogenase subunit C, whose translation is MNAVTLTLRDVPPQGLDMRELLPETLAGQTETQIAARPLAMGRQPTQLGDWFDVQVQSSNADQPSLRLVGDCRRLDYIGHGLSGGRLVVDGDAGHAVGHRMRGGRLQIHGAVGDHAGMSMRGGTLVIDGDAGDFVGGPAAGERSGMLNGEIVIAGNAGSHLGFRLRRGTIVVAGRAKRWVAEEMVAGTIAIGGAAGSQLAVGMRRGTVLLSQPAELPAVGFTEPRRETPSMQPLLVRRLCQLAGSDSPFAGLSIAPPGSILRSIGDRAVGGLGEVLWYARP
- the pepF gene encoding oligoendopeptidase F; this encodes MTTATLPARNAVPTAHTWDLSSLFADDAAWEVDFKLQDEAIATYETYRGRLGESAATLAEALRFDSDFDRRAERLGIYAFLKSTEDQADSTYQALKSRYQNQAVRASQAASYMRPELLAIEDQRMQELMADEALAPFRLQLERLIRYRPHTLSDREERLLAMQGEMASAAGNAFRQLNDADLKFGELTDHEGRKMELSHATFAQFLISPDRDVRRKAFEQYYEQFSGHENTLAATLCGSIQSDVYYARARNYNSSLEAALFPDNVPQSVYDNLITAVRDSLPAVHQYLDVRRRKMGLDDLHHYDTYVPILRDVKKHHTWDQAVEVILQSLEPLGSEYCGVLEEGLRGRWSDRYPNRGKQSGAFSCGSFDGDPFILMNFKEEVLNDVFTLTHEAGHSMHSWHSARSQPFEYYNYTIFVAEVASTFNEQLLADHLIKNAANDTERAYLINNELDSIRATVVRQTMFAEFEKRTHEMAEAGEPLTVQSMRATYRELLDAYFGPEFVVDDVLELECFRIPHFYRAFYVYKYATGLSAAVALSRRVLDGGEQELADYLRFLSAGCSKDPLDLLKDAGVDMTAPEPVATTLKRFADLTKELDQLI